A section of the Polyangium spumosum genome encodes:
- the mutM gene encoding DNA-formamidopyrimidine glycosylase translates to MPELPEVEHQARALRRILEGATIDRAEADRTPVLKGTTTPASFAAALAGRSFEGIERVGKQLLLAFDGGAGLASHLGMTGRWRVRAGDEGPRHGRARLFLRDGRVLDYVDVRMLGRLEIVPRASFAAIVASLGPDPLRDGLDAERLAARIGGSGRPIKTVLLDQTVLAGLGNIQVTEALFHARVHPERPANTLTPAEIAALAEGILATILHTLAVHERDEEIVYLSDRTDAPNPFLVYGRVGEACPRCGKPITTITIAGRTSPHCPRCQRLTRSDLRRGRG, encoded by the coding sequence ATGCCCGAGCTGCCCGAGGTCGAACACCAGGCGCGCGCGCTCCGCCGGATCCTCGAAGGCGCGACGATCGATCGCGCCGAGGCCGACCGGACGCCCGTCCTGAAAGGAACAACCACACCGGCGAGCTTCGCGGCGGCGCTCGCGGGGCGATCGTTCGAGGGGATCGAGCGCGTGGGCAAGCAGCTCTTGCTCGCGTTCGACGGAGGCGCGGGGCTCGCGTCGCACCTCGGCATGACGGGCCGGTGGCGCGTTCGCGCCGGGGACGAGGGCCCGCGGCATGGACGTGCGCGGCTCTTTTTGCGGGACGGCCGCGTGCTCGACTACGTCGACGTGCGGATGCTCGGCCGGCTCGAGATCGTGCCGCGTGCTTCGTTTGCCGCGATCGTCGCGTCGCTCGGCCCCGATCCCTTGCGTGACGGCCTCGACGCGGAGCGCCTCGCCGCGCGGATCGGCGGCTCGGGTCGGCCCATCAAGACGGTGCTGCTCGATCAGACCGTGCTCGCGGGGCTCGGCAACATCCAGGTGACGGAGGCCCTTTTCCACGCGCGCGTGCACCCGGAGCGCCCGGCGAACACGCTCACGCCCGCCGAGATCGCGGCGCTCGCCGAGGGGATCCTCGCGACGATCCTGCACACGCTCGCCGTGCACGAGCGTGACGAGGAGATTGTTTACCTCTCCGATCGAACCGACGCGCCGAACCCGTTCCTCGTCTACGGCCGCGTCGGAGAAGCCTGTCCGCGCTGCGGCAAGCCCATCACCACGATCACGATCGCCGGCCGCACGAGCCCCCACTGCCCGCGCTGCCAGCGCCTCACTCGATCGGACCTTCGGCGCGGCCGTGGATGA
- a CDS encoding ABC transporter permease, producing the protein MAAAKTHDEGAPESGLDTAREAPDASIPAVIGAKAIELVVMGLEIAAVFIRTLYYCVRGRPDLGAVVRQMFEIGNRSVVFLTVVMGFIGMILVLQGGLQVKRILPEFSMVGASYLELLIRDLAATISALMLATRVGAGIAAEIGSMVVTEQVDALRMCAADPIDYLIKPRFLASLVMTLVLVIWAAGVAMLTGMLTAYVMFDVNPRTFFNLNLVDTGDLIVGLAKCLAYGAAVPVVAGHSGLHTHGGSEGVGWATTRAVVNASLAVIVLDLILSALGYVFFGP; encoded by the coding sequence GTGGCCGCGGCGAAGACCCACGACGAAGGCGCGCCCGAGAGCGGCCTCGACACGGCCCGAGAGGCGCCCGACGCGTCGATCCCCGCGGTGATCGGCGCGAAGGCGATCGAGCTCGTGGTGATGGGGCTCGAGATCGCCGCGGTCTTCATCCGGACGCTCTACTACTGCGTTCGCGGCCGGCCGGACCTCGGCGCCGTCGTCCGGCAGATGTTCGAGATCGGCAACCGCTCGGTCGTCTTCTTGACCGTGGTGATGGGCTTCATCGGCATGATCCTGGTCCTCCAGGGTGGCCTGCAGGTCAAGCGCATCCTGCCCGAGTTCAGCATGGTCGGCGCCTCGTACCTGGAGCTGCTCATCCGGGATCTCGCGGCCACCATCAGCGCGCTCATGCTCGCCACGCGCGTGGGCGCGGGCATCGCCGCCGAGATCGGCTCGATGGTCGTCACCGAGCAGGTCGACGCGTTGCGCATGTGCGCGGCCGATCCGATCGACTACCTCATCAAGCCGCGCTTCCTCGCGAGCCTCGTCATGACGCTCGTGCTCGTCATCTGGGCGGCGGGCGTGGCGATGTTGACGGGCATGCTCACCGCGTACGTCATGTTCGACGTCAACCCGCGGACGTTTTTCAACCTGAACCTCGTCGACACGGGCGACCTCATCGTCGGCCTGGCGAAGTGCCTCGCCTACGGCGCCGCCGTCCCCGTCGTCGCGGGGCACTCGGGGCTCCACACGCACGGCGGCAGCGAGGGCGTCGGCTGGGCGACCACGCGGGCCGTCGTGAACGCCTCGCTCGCGGTGATCGTGCTCGACCTGATCCTCTCCGCGCTTGGTTACGTGTTCTTCGGGCCCTAG
- a CDS encoding biotin/lipoyl-binding carrier protein, with protein MAKVIKAHITGNVWKIEVKVGDKVEEGTTVAILESMKMEMPVEAEDEGTITKILTEEGKAVKEGEPLFEFE; from the coding sequence ATGGCAAAGGTCATCAAGGCGCATATCACGGGCAACGTCTGGAAGATCGAGGTCAAGGTCGGCGACAAGGTCGAGGAAGGGACCACCGTCGCGATCCTCGAGTCGATGAAGATGGAGATGCCCGTCGAGGCCGAGGACGAGGGCACCATCACGAAGATCCTCACGGAGGAGGGCAAGGCCGTGAAGGAAGGCGAGCCGCTCTTCGAGTTCGAATGA
- a CDS encoding hybrid sensor histidine kinase/response regulator has translation MPRILHIEDDPANRLLVRKLLQKAGHEVIDAADGLEGVRLAVSGLPPDLILVDLNIPGLDGFEVTLRLRAEPRLGGVPIVAITAEGDRETSLAVGCDGFLQKPIDARSFPTVIERYIQQGTRENMPVSAGAARLRQQSQRIVQHLEEKVAELSRANTRLRELDAARTEFYRNISHELATPMTPIVGYVKLLLDEELGPLTRAQGKALRAMDDCVRRLRSLMDNLLDVTGLETGRMRFIHVDYDFLDTTRRAVAQVADNLAEARINFVEDLPRGPLPGWGDAGRLQRAMVHLLENAAKFTPSGGTVGVRVARLASGHYELCVADTGPGIPPDQQQRIFDPFYQVDGSVTREHGGVGVGLAIARRTARGLGGELRLVSPCNEIIESVRLGGAAFFLTVAQRAPGELLSPDAEKER, from the coding sequence ATGCCCCGAATCCTGCACATCGAGGACGATCCCGCGAACCGCCTGCTCGTGCGCAAGCTGCTCCAGAAGGCAGGCCACGAGGTGATCGACGCTGCCGACGGGCTCGAGGGCGTCCGGCTGGCGGTCAGCGGCCTGCCGCCCGACCTCATCCTCGTCGACCTCAACATCCCCGGGCTCGACGGCTTCGAGGTGACCTTGCGCCTGCGCGCCGAGCCGCGGCTCGGGGGCGTGCCGATCGTGGCGATCACGGCCGAGGGCGACCGCGAGACGAGCCTCGCGGTCGGCTGCGATGGCTTCTTGCAGAAGCCCATCGACGCTCGCTCGTTCCCGACCGTGATCGAGCGATACATCCAGCAGGGAACGCGCGAGAACATGCCCGTCTCGGCCGGCGCCGCGCGCCTGCGCCAGCAGAGCCAGCGCATCGTGCAGCACCTCGAGGAGAAGGTGGCCGAGCTCAGCCGCGCGAACACGCGCCTGCGTGAGCTCGATGCCGCGCGGACCGAGTTCTACCGGAACATCTCGCACGAGCTCGCCACGCCGATGACGCCGATCGTCGGGTACGTAAAGCTCCTGCTCGACGAGGAGCTCGGGCCGCTCACGCGCGCGCAAGGCAAGGCGCTGCGGGCGATGGACGACTGCGTGCGGCGGCTGCGCTCGCTCATGGACAACCTGCTCGACGTGACGGGGCTCGAGACGGGGCGCATGCGCTTCATCCACGTCGACTACGACTTCCTCGACACGACGCGGCGGGCGGTCGCGCAGGTCGCGGACAACCTCGCCGAGGCGCGGATCAACTTCGTCGAGGATCTCCCGCGGGGCCCGCTGCCCGGCTGGGGCGACGCGGGGCGGCTGCAACGCGCGATGGTGCACTTGCTCGAGAACGCCGCGAAGTTCACCCCGTCCGGCGGCACCGTGGGCGTACGCGTGGCGCGCCTCGCCTCGGGGCACTACGAGCTCTGCGTGGCCGACACGGGGCCGGGCATCCCGCCCGATCAGCAGCAACGTATCTTCGACCCGTTCTACCAGGTCGACGGATCGGTCACGCGCGAGCACGGCGGCGTGGGCGTGGGGCTCGCGATCGCGCGGCGCACGGCGCGTGGGCTCGGCGGCGAGCTGCGGCTCGTCTCGCCGTGCAACGAGATCATCGAGAGCGTGCGGCTCGGCGGCGCGGCGTTTTTCCTGACCGTCGCGCAACGCGCGCCGGGCGAGCTGCTGTCGCCGGACGCGGAGAAGGAGCGGTGA
- the pyrF gene encoding orotidine-5'-phosphate decarboxylase yields the protein MNEATRRLVFPLDYGSLEEARAGARVVAPSVGVLKVGLELFVREGPAAIAACHDLGREVFLDLKLHDIPETVGRAVQSAASLGVRYLTVHAHGGRVMLERAASEAARASSPLTILAVTVLTSLDGADLASLGLSTSPAEQAERVARLAWDAGVRGFVASASEAANLRSALGPEALLVTPGIRPAGSDAGDQKRITTPAQAIAAGADLLVVGRPIRDAKDPLAAARAIVAEIEGALAARHT from the coding sequence ATGAACGAAGCGACGAGGCGGCTCGTCTTCCCGCTCGACTACGGCTCGCTCGAAGAGGCGCGCGCCGGCGCGCGTGTCGTCGCGCCGTCGGTCGGCGTCCTCAAGGTGGGGCTCGAGCTCTTCGTGCGCGAAGGGCCGGCCGCGATCGCGGCGTGCCACGATCTCGGCCGCGAGGTCTTCCTCGACCTGAAGCTGCACGACATCCCGGAGACCGTGGGCCGCGCCGTGCAGAGCGCCGCTTCGCTCGGCGTCCGGTACTTGACCGTGCACGCGCACGGCGGCCGCGTGATGCTCGAGCGCGCAGCCAGCGAGGCCGCACGCGCGAGCTCGCCGCTCACGATCCTCGCGGTGACCGTGTTGACCTCGCTCGACGGCGCGGATCTCGCCTCGCTGGGTTTGTCGACGTCGCCCGCAGAGCAAGCCGAGCGGGTCGCGCGGCTCGCGTGGGACGCGGGTGTGCGAGGGTTCGTCGCGTCCGCGTCGGAGGCGGCGAACCTCAGGAGCGCGCTCGGCCCCGAGGCGCTGCTCGTCACGCCGGGGATCCGACCGGCAGGCAGCGACGCGGGGGATCAGAAAAGAATCACGACGCCGGCGCAGGCGATCGCAGCGGGAGCGGATCTGCTCGTGGTCGGGCGGCCGATCCGCGACGCGAAGGATCCGCTCGCCGCCGCGCGAGCCATCGTCGCCGAGATCGAGGGCGCGCTCGCCGCGCGACACACATGA
- the lnt gene encoding apolipoprotein N-acyltransferase — translation MSDGEATQDPSVEEVAASAAADEAKAPESEAAGEAAPAQTKAKAKPKVEAKEKAWSPVGALPARQAYGLATLSGLLYFLGFPGMDIWPLSLVALVPLIVALRGQPVRRAAGLGWMAGFTMTMTGFYWLLDMLKVFSGFPTPLCILFMAILCAYQGGRIALAGWLYGRAEARGWPAPLVFALAFAASELVFPLLFPWYYGASVHNAPVLMQVADLGGPILVGLVLVCANLALAEILLAWRRREKADNRIVAIGIAVPLLAAGYGFLRVRTIGQVMAEAKKVRIGIVQGNMDLFVRKNAYHVYVGRTKELAKSKEVDLVVWSEGAVPSPRAVTEATYKEEIQRGLTKQLGIPTIVGSVLRTPPAERGGRMTYFNTALMADEDGKILGRYDKQYLLAFGEYLPFGDVFPVLYKWSPNSGRFTPGTSLDSLPWGEHKIGALICYEDILPSFVQKLVKHGDPDLLVNLTNDAWFGDSTEPWIHLALAKLRAVEHRRFLVRATNSGVSAIVDATGRVVVHGGTFKEETIIGDGRFMRAWTLYSAIGDIPWYLTTAAIVAMGIWSRPKRVAKAA, via the coding sequence ATGTCTGACGGGGAGGCGACGCAGGATCCGAGCGTGGAAGAGGTCGCAGCGAGCGCCGCGGCCGACGAGGCGAAGGCGCCCGAAAGCGAGGCCGCGGGTGAAGCCGCGCCCGCGCAGACCAAGGCGAAGGCGAAGCCCAAGGTCGAGGCCAAGGAGAAGGCGTGGAGCCCCGTGGGTGCGCTCCCGGCGCGGCAGGCCTACGGGCTCGCGACGTTGAGCGGCCTGCTCTACTTCCTCGGCTTCCCGGGCATGGACATCTGGCCGCTCTCGCTCGTCGCGCTCGTGCCGCTCATCGTGGCGCTGCGTGGCCAGCCCGTGCGCCGCGCCGCGGGCCTCGGGTGGATGGCCGGCTTCACCATGACGATGACCGGCTTCTACTGGCTGCTCGACATGTTGAAGGTCTTCAGCGGCTTCCCGACGCCGCTGTGTATCCTCTTCATGGCGATCCTCTGCGCCTACCAGGGCGGCCGCATCGCGCTCGCCGGCTGGCTCTACGGCCGCGCCGAGGCGCGCGGCTGGCCCGCGCCGCTCGTCTTCGCCCTCGCCTTCGCCGCGAGCGAGCTCGTCTTCCCGCTGCTCTTCCCCTGGTACTACGGCGCCTCGGTGCACAACGCGCCCGTGCTGATGCAGGTCGCCGATCTCGGCGGCCCGATCCTCGTCGGCCTCGTGCTCGTCTGCGCGAACCTCGCCCTCGCCGAGATCCTCCTCGCCTGGCGCAGGCGCGAGAAGGCCGACAACCGCATCGTCGCGATCGGCATCGCCGTGCCGCTGCTCGCGGCCGGCTACGGGTTCCTGCGGGTCCGTACGATCGGCCAGGTGATGGCCGAGGCGAAGAAGGTGCGGATCGGCATCGTGCAGGGGAACATGGACCTCTTCGTTCGGAAGAACGCGTATCACGTCTACGTCGGCCGCACGAAGGAGCTCGCGAAGTCCAAGGAGGTCGACCTCGTCGTGTGGAGCGAGGGCGCCGTCCCCTCCCCGCGCGCCGTCACCGAGGCGACCTACAAGGAAGAGATCCAGCGGGGCCTCACGAAGCAGCTCGGCATCCCCACGATCGTGGGCTCGGTCCTGCGCACGCCGCCGGCCGAGCGGGGCGGCCGCATGACGTACTTCAACACGGCGCTCATGGCCGACGAGGACGGCAAGATCCTCGGCCGCTACGACAAGCAGTACCTGCTCGCCTTCGGCGAGTACCTGCCCTTCGGCGACGTCTTCCCCGTCCTCTACAAGTGGTCGCCGAACTCGGGCCGCTTCACGCCGGGCACGTCGCTCGACTCGCTCCCCTGGGGCGAACACAAGATCGGCGCGCTCATCTGCTACGAGGACATCCTGCCCTCGTTCGTGCAGAAGCTCGTGAAACACGGCGACCCCGACCTGCTCGTGAACCTCACGAACGACGCCTGGTTCGGCGACTCCACCGAGCCCTGGATCCACCTCGCCCTCGCGAAGCTACGCGCCGTCGAGCACCGCCGCTTCCTCGTGCGCGCCACGAACAGCGGCGTCAGCGCGATCGTCGATGCCACCGGCCGCGTCGTCGTCCACGGCGGCACCTTCAAGGAAGAGACCATCATCGGCGACGGCCGCTTCATGCGCGCGTGGACACTCTACAGCGCGATCGGCGACATCCCCTGGTACCTCACCACCGCGGCGATCGTCGCGATGGGCATCTGGAGCCGGCCGAAGCGCGTGGCGAAGGCAGCGTAA
- the rlmB gene encoding 23S rRNA (guanosine(2251)-2'-O)-methyltransferase RlmB: MSRLVYGLQPVREAVRVHGDALERVVVEQGSNPKIQAVGRFAEGRGVRVETAPRAELDRRTGGGRHQGVLAVAPDLRILRVDALPIEPTSIVVVLDGIMDPQNFGAIVRSAVALGATGIVWPEHSSAPLSPATFRASAGAIEHATLCRVSSLPEALRSLADRGVAVIALDAQGPTTLGGIDLRGPVAIVIGAEDKGARKAVLRACQHIARLPMAGPIGSLNASVAGALALYEVLRQRQVPA, encoded by the coding sequence ATGAGTCGACTCGTTTACGGACTCCAGCCCGTCCGCGAAGCCGTGCGCGTGCACGGCGACGCCCTCGAACGCGTGGTCGTCGAGCAAGGCAGTAACCCCAAGATCCAGGCCGTCGGGCGCTTCGCCGAGGGTCGCGGCGTCCGCGTCGAGACGGCGCCGCGCGCCGAGCTCGATCGTCGCACCGGCGGCGGCAGGCACCAGGGCGTGCTCGCCGTCGCGCCGGATCTGCGGATCCTCCGCGTGGACGCCCTCCCGATCGAGCCCACCTCCATCGTCGTCGTGCTCGACGGCATCATGGATCCGCAGAACTTCGGGGCGATCGTGCGCAGCGCCGTCGCGCTCGGGGCCACGGGGATCGTCTGGCCCGAGCACAGCTCCGCGCCGCTCTCGCCGGCGACGTTCCGCGCGTCGGCGGGCGCGATCGAGCACGCCACGCTCTGCCGCGTCTCGTCCTTGCCGGAGGCCCTGCGATCCCTCGCGGATCGTGGCGTCGCGGTGATCGCGCTCGACGCGCAGGGGCCGACGACGCTCGGCGGGATCGATCTACGCGGGCCCGTGGCGATCGTGATCGGCGCCGAGGACAAGGGCGCCCGCAAGGCCGTGCTCCGCGCCTGCCAGCACATCGCGCGTCTGCCGATGGCAGGGCCGATCGGCTCGCTCAACGCCTCGGTCGCGGGCGCGCTCGCGCTCTACGAGGTCCTCCGCCAGCGGCAGGTGCCCGCCTGA
- a CDS encoding peptidylprolyl isomerase, translating into MRLRLLANIIVPLVATGCCNAGSDPSQSAQPSTSAAPPAASAAPSAAETPAPAPTAERQIAGAAHILITWKGAERAPKTVTRSKEDAKKRAEEVLKQVKDGKATFEELVAKYTDDEISKAANGALGNFERNAMPPAFADATFAMEVGKTSDIVETPQGFHIIKRTR; encoded by the coding sequence ATGCGCCTGCGTCTCCTCGCGAACATCATCGTCCCCCTCGTGGCAACCGGCTGCTGCAACGCAGGCTCCGATCCGAGCCAGAGCGCGCAGCCCAGCACCTCGGCGGCGCCCCCCGCGGCTTCGGCGGCGCCCTCCGCGGCCGAGACGCCCGCGCCCGCGCCCACGGCCGAGCGTCAGATCGCGGGCGCCGCGCACATCCTCATCACCTGGAAGGGCGCCGAGCGCGCGCCGAAGACGGTGACGCGCTCCAAGGAAGACGCGAAGAAGCGCGCCGAGGAGGTGCTCAAGCAGGTGAAGGACGGCAAGGCAACCTTCGAGGAGCTCGTCGCGAAGTACACCGACGACGAGATCTCGAAGGCCGCGAACGGCGCGCTCGGCAACTTCGAACGCAACGCGATGCCGCCGGCGTTCGCGGACGCGACCTTCGCGATGGAGGTCGGCAAGACCTCGGACATCGTCGAGACGCCGCAAGGCTTCCACATCATCAAGCGGACCAGGTGA
- a CDS encoding MlaE family ABC transporter permease, whose translation MAAKKPPSAASTPPPDVGLLEEIGGGFMSAAATVGGMGLLGYQIVRRLVTLRFDRQETLRNLYRMGVKSIPIVIVTALFTGAIMVIQAAPLVVRLGAQGLLGWGAGFGILREIAPLLTALMINGRVGANNTAELGTMVVTEQIDALRVLAIDPIAFLIAPRFVAMVTTLFLSTIFADTLALLGAAYGGLGLLGVEPKTFYNGLTSGLLGLSDVTSGLVKSIVFGVVIALSSCQYGLGVKGGAPGVGRAVNATVVASAAGIFVLDYFVSFTLD comes from the coding sequence ATGGCCGCGAAAAAGCCCCCGTCTGCCGCCTCGACGCCGCCGCCCGACGTGGGTCTCCTGGAGGAGATCGGCGGCGGTTTCATGAGCGCCGCGGCCACCGTCGGCGGCATGGGCCTGCTCGGCTACCAGATCGTCCGGCGGCTCGTCACGCTGCGTTTCGATCGACAGGAGACGCTCCGGAACCTCTACCGGATGGGCGTGAAGTCGATCCCCATCGTGATCGTCACCGCGCTCTTCACGGGCGCGATCATGGTCATCCAGGCCGCGCCGCTCGTCGTGCGCCTCGGCGCGCAAGGCCTGCTCGGCTGGGGCGCGGGCTTCGGCATCCTGCGCGAGATCGCCCCGCTCTTGACGGCGCTCATGATCAACGGCCGCGTCGGCGCGAACAACACCGCCGAGCTCGGCACGATGGTCGTCACCGAGCAGATCGACGCGCTGCGCGTGCTCGCGATCGATCCCATCGCCTTCCTCATCGCGCCGCGCTTCGTGGCCATGGTGACGACGCTCTTCCTGTCGACGATCTTCGCCGACACGCTCGCGCTGCTCGGCGCCGCGTACGGCGGCCTCGGCCTGCTCGGCGTCGAGCCGAAGACGTTTTACAACGGCCTCACGAGTGGCCTGCTCGGCCTGTCCGACGTGACGAGTGGCCTCGTGAAGAGCATCGTCTTCGGCGTCGTGATCGCCCTGTCGAGCTGCCAGTACGGGCTCGGGGTGAAGGGCGGCGCGCCGGGGGTCGGGCGGGCCGTGAACGCGACCGTGGTGGCCTCGGCCGCGGGCATCTTCGTCCTCGACTACTTCGTCTCCTTCACGCTGGACTGA
- a CDS encoding MlaD family protein, whose product MASPRSIEVKVGILILTATVLLAGFILVMGGINFQPTYALFIDFDNPGGLQSGAPVKIASVKVGKITEIQFRGGEAPGATGKREPLVRVKAEIEKRYQPSIRDNAVFYVTSSSVLGEQFLALDPGSGDRPVLAENAIVRGLDPPRLDMLIAKAYDLLDTTVTALSGNKDEIGTALNGLSRTLKGTGDFFDKNGERLDRIAANVEQITVDTQDTVQEAKKKYVENPQIDRILANVDKTTGALAQDAPPLLTDARATLANVKRVSETVGGEGEQAKIRQAIGDLAEIARNTKGITQDAQAIASSVRRGKGTVGALVMDEQLYDDLQELVRDLKHNPWKFFWRE is encoded by the coding sequence ATGGCGAGCCCGCGTTCGATCGAGGTCAAGGTCGGCATCCTGATCCTCACGGCCACCGTTCTCCTCGCTGGGTTCATCCTCGTCATGGGCGGCATCAACTTCCAGCCCACGTATGCCCTCTTCATCGACTTCGACAACCCCGGCGGCCTGCAGAGCGGCGCGCCCGTGAAGATCGCCAGCGTCAAGGTCGGGAAGATCACGGAGATCCAGTTCCGAGGCGGCGAGGCGCCCGGGGCGACGGGCAAACGGGAGCCACTCGTGCGGGTGAAGGCCGAGATCGAGAAGCGCTACCAGCCGAGCATCCGGGACAACGCGGTCTTTTACGTGACCTCGTCGAGCGTGCTCGGCGAGCAGTTCCTCGCGCTCGATCCGGGCTCGGGGGATCGGCCGGTGCTCGCGGAGAACGCGATCGTGCGGGGCCTCGATCCGCCGCGGCTCGACATGCTGATCGCCAAGGCCTACGACCTGCTCGACACCACGGTCACGGCGCTCTCCGGCAACAAGGACGAGATCGGCACGGCGCTGAACGGCCTGTCGCGCACGCTGAAGGGCACCGGCGATTTCTTCGACAAGAACGGCGAGCGGCTCGATCGCATCGCGGCGAACGTCGAGCAGATCACGGTGGACACGCAGGACACCGTGCAAGAGGCGAAGAAGAAGTACGTCGAGAACCCGCAGATCGATCGCATCCTCGCGAACGTGGACAAGACGACGGGCGCGCTCGCGCAAGACGCGCCGCCCTTGCTCACGGACGCGAGGGCCACGCTCGCCAACGTCAAGCGCGTGAGCGAGACCGTCGGGGGCGAGGGCGAGCAGGCGAAGATCCGGCAGGCGATCGGCGACCTCGCCGAGATCGCGCGGAACACGAAGGGCATCACCCAGGACGCGCAGGCGATCGCGTCGAGCGTGCGTCGCGGCAAGGGGACGGTGGGCGCGCTCGTGATGGACGAGCAGCTCTACGACGACCTCCAGGAGCTCGTGCGCGACCTCAAGCACAACCCCTGGAAGTTCTTCTGGCGCGAGTAG
- a CDS encoding cysteine desulfurase family protein produces MRVVYLDWNATTPPHPDVVAAMVEAATSAWGNPASVHGPGRRARSRVEDAREAVAALVGFDPRDVVLTSGGTEANNLALHHAFAAAPATPAQPALVVSRIEHPSVLRYAEHLATRGVLVSWVDPEPSGRITPEAVAAAMDGAASAGASVRLVALQAVNHETGVIQPVAAVAALCRSRGALLHVDVVQAVGKLPREAFEGADLVSVAAHKIRGPKGIGALLTAPSVRLARLLYGGSQERGLRPGTQDPVAAAGFAVAAERARRTPARYAELAPLRDRLEAELVRLGRELGREVVRNGEADRAPHVTNLSFPGWRGEELCAALDLERVAVSSGSACSAGTAEPSPVLAAMVGEARALAAVRISLGEETTADDVDEALARFARVLGRTRPKP; encoded by the coding sequence GTGAGGGTCGTCTACCTCGACTGGAACGCGACGACGCCGCCGCACCCGGACGTCGTCGCCGCGATGGTCGAGGCGGCGACGAGCGCGTGGGGCAACCCGGCGAGCGTGCACGGGCCGGGGCGGCGAGCGCGGTCGCGGGTCGAGGACGCGCGCGAGGCGGTCGCCGCGCTCGTGGGGTTCGATCCACGCGACGTCGTGCTCACCTCGGGCGGGACCGAGGCGAACAACCTCGCGCTCCACCATGCCTTCGCCGCGGCGCCGGCGACGCCCGCGCAGCCTGCGCTCGTCGTGAGCCGCATCGAGCACCCGAGCGTGCTGCGGTACGCCGAGCACCTCGCCACGCGGGGCGTGCTCGTTTCGTGGGTGGATCCCGAGCCCTCGGGGCGGATCACGCCCGAGGCGGTGGCGGCGGCGATGGACGGGGCCGCTTCGGCCGGCGCCTCGGTGCGGCTCGTGGCGCTGCAGGCGGTGAACCACGAGACGGGCGTGATCCAGCCCGTAGCGGCCGTCGCGGCGCTTTGCCGTTCGCGGGGGGCGCTGCTCCACGTCGACGTGGTGCAGGCCGTGGGCAAGCTGCCGCGTGAGGCCTTCGAAGGCGCGGATCTCGTCAGCGTGGCCGCGCACAAGATCCGGGGGCCGAAGGGCATCGGCGCGTTGCTCACGGCGCCGTCGGTGCGCCTCGCGCGGCTCCTGTACGGCGGTTCGCAGGAGCGCGGGCTCAGGCCGGGGACGCAGGATCCGGTGGCGGCGGCGGGCTTCGCCGTCGCGGCCGAGCGGGCGCGACGAACACCTGCACGGTACGCCGAGCTCGCGCCGCTGCGGGACCGGCTGGAGGCCGAGCTCGTCCGGCTGGGTCGTGAGCTCGGGCGCGAGGTCGTGCGCAACGGCGAGGCCGATCGCGCGCCACACGTGACGAACCTCTCGTTCCCTGGCTGGCGGGGCGAGGAGCTCTGCGCGGCGCTCGACCTCGAGCGTGTGGCCGTCTCCAGCGGGTCGGCTTGTAGCGCGGGCACGGCCGAGCCTTCGCCGGTGCTCGCGGCGATGGTGGGCGAGGCGCGTGCGCTCGCGGCGGTGCGGATCTCGCTGGGCGAGGAGACGACCGCCGACGACGTCGACGAGGCCCTCGCGCGGTTCGCCCGTGTCCTCGGACGCACCCGCCCCAAGCCCTGA
- a CDS encoding ABC transporter ATP-binding protein: MISFRHLAKSFGSKKVIEDVSFDVRDGEVFFIIGQSGVGKSVMIKHLVGLLYPDAGEIWLDGEEISRFDEEQMYPVRMKCAMVFQHSTLFDSMTCAENVALPLRKHKGLKPKEALAEARKRLDQVHMREFADRFPPELGDGMRKRVAIARALTLDPRYVLFDEPTTSLDPVSARRVDKLIRELSDTLGVTSIVVSHDLVSIFSIADRIVMLYKGFVRLLGTPEDFKASSDEIIQQFIHGRAEGPIE, encoded by the coding sequence ATGATTTCCTTCCGCCACCTCGCCAAGTCCTTCGGGTCGAAGAAGGTCATCGAGGACGTCAGCTTCGACGTTCGAGACGGGGAGGTTTTTTTCATCATCGGCCAATCGGGCGTCGGCAAGAGCGTGATGATCAAGCACCTCGTGGGCCTGCTCTACCCGGACGCGGGGGAGATCTGGCTCGACGGCGAGGAGATCAGCCGGTTCGACGAGGAGCAGATGTACCCGGTGCGCATGAAGTGCGCGATGGTCTTCCAGCATTCGACGCTCTTCGACTCGATGACCTGCGCGGAGAACGTGGCGCTGCCCTTGCGCAAACACAAGGGGCTCAAGCCGAAGGAGGCGCTCGCGGAGGCGCGAAAGCGGCTCGATCAGGTGCACATGCGCGAGTTCGCCGATCGCTTCCCGCCCGAGCTCGGCGACGGCATGCGCAAGCGCGTGGCCATCGCGCGCGCCCTCACGCTCGACCCGCGCTACGTGCTCTTCGACGAGCCGACGACGAGCCTCGACCCGGTGAGCGCGCGGCGCGTGGACAAACTCATCCGCGAGCTCAGCGACACGCTCGGCGTGACCAGCATCGTGGTGAGCCACGACCTCGTGAGCATCTTCTCGATCGCCGATCGGATCGTGATGCTCTACAAAGGTTTCGTTCGGCTGCTGGGGACGCCCGAGGACTTCAAGGCCTCGAGCGACGAGATCATCCAGCAGTTCATCCACGGCCGCGCCGAAGGTCCGATCGAGTGA